In one Niallia taxi genomic region, the following are encoded:
- a CDS encoding carbohydrate ABC transporter permease, with amino-acid sequence MNNENNLQEQNRSNIVTINRNTKKPVTTAKKKRLKNVGLFTLFVGPVFLAFTIIVLVPFFTGIYYSFTDWNGITGQIKWVGLDNFKYLFTEDKQFQESFLLTTKYTIVAIILTNLIGFGLALLVTQMLKTRNILRTVFFMPNLLGGLLLGFIWQFIFVRGFASLGELTGIPLFELAWLGDANTAFWGIVIVSVWQGAGYIMIIYIAALQNVPQELIEAAKIDGANKWQILRHITMPLVAPAVTICLFLTTASSFKIFDANLSLTNGGPFKSTEMLALNIYTEAFVNNRYGIGEAKALIFFLVVATISVLQVTLSKKKEVES; translated from the coding sequence GTGAACAACGAAAATAATTTGCAGGAACAGAATCGTTCCAATATCGTTACAATTAATAGAAATACAAAAAAACCTGTCACTACAGCCAAGAAAAAGAGGCTTAAAAACGTAGGGCTGTTCACATTATTTGTGGGTCCTGTCTTCCTCGCCTTTACCATTATTGTTTTAGTTCCATTCTTTACAGGAATCTATTATTCTTTTACTGATTGGAACGGTATTACAGGACAAATAAAATGGGTTGGACTGGATAACTTCAAATATTTGTTTACAGAGGATAAACAATTCCAAGAGTCATTCTTACTGACGACGAAGTATACGATTGTCGCCATTATATTGACGAATCTTATCGGCTTTGGTCTGGCGCTTCTGGTCACACAAATGCTGAAAACCCGAAATATATTGCGGACTGTCTTCTTTATGCCTAACCTTCTCGGCGGCTTGCTGCTTGGATTCATCTGGCAGTTCATCTTCGTTAGAGGATTTGCTTCCCTTGGAGAGTTAACAGGCATTCCACTCTTTGAGTTGGCATGGCTTGGCGATGCTAATACAGCGTTTTGGGGAATTGTCATCGTCAGTGTCTGGCAGGGTGCCGGCTATATTATGATTATTTATATTGCGGCATTGCAAAACGTACCACAGGAGCTTATTGAAGCCGCTAAAATTGACGGAGCAAACAAATGGCAAATATTGCGCCATATTACAATGCCTCTTGTTGCGCCTGCTGTAACAATTTGCTTGTTCTTAACAACAGCATCTTCCTTCAAGATCTTTGATGCTAACCTTTCCCTAACAAACGGTGGACCATTTAAGTCAACTGAAATGTTAGCGCTTAACATTTATACAGAAGCCTTTGTCAATAACCGCTATGGTATCGGTGAAGCAAAAGCTTTAATATTCTTCCTTGTTGTGGCAACAATCTCTGTCCTTCAAGTAACACTTTCTAAGAAGAAGGAGGTTGAATCCTAA
- a CDS encoding carbohydrate ABC transporter permease — MGNKYNGRTFILEIFAILIGLVFLVPFYYVISNSLKPFAEILTNTSALPKALQFQNYVSAFEKLDYLKVLGNSLIITIASNIVLVVFCSMAAYMLVRTKKKISNIIFMSFVAAMIIPFQSIMIPLIKTAGSLNLLNSIWGLVIMYLGFGSGMTIFLYHGFIKGIPVELEEAAIIDGCSRFGLFWRIVFPLLKPITVTIVILNSLWIWNDYLLPSLVLQNPDLRTIPLATFFFFGQYTKQWDLALAALMLGIIPLLIFFFAMQKHIIKGITSGSIK, encoded by the coding sequence ATGGGCAACAAATATAATGGAAGAACCTTTATTCTAGAAATATTTGCGATATTAATCGGACTTGTCTTTTTAGTGCCATTTTATTATGTAATTTCAAATTCCTTAAAGCCATTTGCGGAAATTTTGACGAATACATCTGCATTGCCTAAGGCACTTCAATTTCAAAACTATGTTAGTGCATTTGAAAAACTAGATTACTTGAAGGTTTTGGGTAATTCATTAATCATCACAATAGCAAGTAATATCGTTCTCGTTGTTTTCTGTTCAATGGCTGCGTACATGCTTGTCAGAACAAAAAAGAAAATTTCTAATATTATCTTTATGTCCTTTGTTGCGGCAATGATTATTCCATTCCAATCAATCATGATTCCTTTAATCAAGACAGCAGGAAGCCTTAATCTGCTTAACAGCATCTGGGGACTTGTTATCATGTATTTAGGGTTTGGGTCTGGTATGACTATCTTCTTGTATCACGGATTTATTAAAGGAATACCGGTAGAATTGGAAGAGGCAGCCATCATTGATGGATGTTCACGATTCGGCTTGTTCTGGCGCATTGTCTTCCCGCTTCTTAAGCCGATAACTGTGACAATCGTTATCTTAAACAGCCTTTGGATCTGGAATGACTATCTGCTTCCATCCCTAGTCTTACAAAATCCAGATTTAAGAACGATTCCTTTGGCAACCTTCTTCTTCTTCGGTCAATATACGAAGCAATGGGATTTAGCACTTGCAGCATTGATGCTCGGTATCATCCCATTATTAATTTTCTTCTTTGCGATGCAAAAACACATCATCAAGGGGATTACAAGCGGCTCTATCAAGTAA
- a CDS encoding ABC transporter substrate-binding protein, protein MGFKFKKFSLAAGVLSATLLLATACSNETASDNSGSKDGKVVVDIFNGKVEIADQLKALTDAYTKEHPDVSFNIESVGGGADGSAALKAKFASNKAPDIFGNGGYQEALTWKDKFEDLSDQPWVKDAYESALVPMTIDGKVYGQPVNLEGYGFAYNKELFTKAGITELPTTFTELEAAAEKLKAAGITPFSIGYGEWWVLANHGLNVPFAYQDDADAFIKGLNDGTSKIEGNEYFNKYFDLLDVTLKYGNKNPLTTDYNTQVTLFATGEAAMIQQGNWIQPMLDKLDPNLEVGFIPMPLSDDKEQSDKLMIDVPTNWVVHNGAPDADKEAALDFLNWMVTSDTAKTMLVKDFKYVPAFKTIEASADDIGPLGAELQKYSQEGKTYTWQFMKYPDGAGQEFGASLQAYVGKESTREETMKALDETWNKLKK, encoded by the coding sequence ATGGGTTTTAAATTCAAAAAATTTTCATTAGCAGCAGGTGTTTTGTCTGCGACACTTTTACTTGCAACTGCATGTTCCAACGAAACGGCTTCTGATAATTCCGGCAGCAAGGACGGCAAGGTTGTTGTTGATATATTCAACGGCAAGGTTGAAATTGCTGACCAATTAAAAGCACTTACAGATGCATATACAAAAGAGCATCCTGACGTTTCTTTCAACATTGAATCTGTCGGAGGCGGCGCTGACGGCTCAGCTGCACTAAAAGCAAAATTCGCTTCCAATAAAGCTCCAGATATCTTCGGCAATGGCGGCTACCAAGAAGCCCTTACTTGGAAGGATAAATTCGAGGACCTATCTGATCAGCCTTGGGTTAAGGACGCTTATGAAAGCGCATTAGTACCGATGACAATTGACGGTAAAGTATACGGACAGCCAGTAAACTTAGAGGGTTATGGATTTGCCTATAATAAAGAATTATTTACAAAAGCAGGAATTACAGAGCTTCCAACTACTTTCACTGAATTAGAAGCAGCAGCAGAAAAACTAAAAGCTGCAGGCATTACTCCATTCTCCATCGGTTATGGCGAGTGGTGGGTACTAGCAAATCACGGCTTGAACGTGCCATTTGCTTATCAGGATGATGCAGATGCTTTCATTAAAGGCTTAAATGATGGTACTTCCAAAATTGAAGGAAATGAGTATTTTAACAAATACTTTGACTTGTTAGACGTAACTTTGAAATACGGCAACAAAAATCCTTTAACAACAGACTATAATACACAAGTAACTCTATTTGCCACAGGTGAAGCAGCGATGATTCAACAAGGTAACTGGATTCAGCCGATGCTAGACAAATTGGATCCAAACTTGGAAGTTGGCTTTATTCCTATGCCGCTTAGCGATGATAAAGAGCAATCAGATAAATTAATGATTGACGTTCCAACAAACTGGGTTGTCCACAATGGAGCTCCAGATGCTGATAAAGAGGCAGCTCTTGACTTCTTAAACTGGATGGTCACTTCTGACACAGCGAAAACTATGTTAGTAAAAGACTTCAAATATGTACCTGCATTCAAAACAATTGAAGCAAGTGCAGATGATATCGGTCCACTAGGTGCTGAACTTCAGAAATACTCTCAAGAAGGCAAAACATATACTTGGCAGTTTATGAAATACCCAGATGGCGCTGGACAGGAATTTGGTGCTAGCCTGCAGGCATATGTTGGTAAAGAAAGCACAAGAGAAGAAACAATGAAAGCTCTTGATGAAACTTGGAATAAACTGAAAAAATAA
- a CDS encoding MetQ/NlpA family ABC transporter substrate-binding protein produces MKKLMLFILFSVLCLAGCASNADKEEPKEKKEQTLKVASLIPPMTDILEIVKPLMKEEGINLEIVVLNDNVQPNNALANKEVDANFFQHVPYMEQFNKNSNADLVAVQPIYHAVYGGYSPKYKSLDDLPDGATVAIANDPTNISRSLALMDKYGLIKLEDDATSTDATEADIVENKRNFKIKKVDLLMLARVYEDTDLTIMTPAYAEPLGLKPNKDALLTEGVESAFAITLVARKDNADSEAIKLLAEKMTGPEVKKFLEEDFKDSALPAF; encoded by the coding sequence ATGAAAAAATTAATGTTATTCATTTTGTTCAGTGTCCTGTGCCTTGCAGGATGCGCCAGCAATGCAGATAAAGAAGAACCGAAAGAGAAAAAGGAACAAACGCTTAAAGTGGCTTCCTTAATCCCTCCTATGACGGATATTTTAGAAATAGTGAAGCCTTTGATGAAGGAGGAAGGCATTAATTTAGAGATTGTTGTTCTAAATGATAATGTTCAGCCGAATAATGCTTTGGCAAACAAAGAAGTGGATGCTAACTTCTTCCAGCACGTACCGTATATGGAGCAGTTCAACAAAAATTCCAATGCTGATTTAGTGGCAGTTCAGCCGATTTACCATGCTGTATATGGCGGTTATTCTCCTAAATATAAATCATTGGATGACCTTCCAGATGGAGCAACTGTGGCTATTGCGAATGATCCAACTAATATAAGCAGATCTCTTGCCCTTATGGATAAATATGGATTGATCAAGCTGGAAGATGATGCAACTAGCACAGATGCTACAGAGGCAGATATTGTTGAAAATAAACGTAACTTTAAAATTAAAAAAGTGGATTTACTTATGCTTGCCCGTGTATATGAAGATACAGATTTAACGATCATGACTCCTGCTTATGCTGAACCGTTAGGCTTGAAGCCAAACAAGGATGCTCTTTTAACAGAAGGAGTAGAGTCTGCATTCGCTATTACACTTGTAGCGCGTAAGGATAATGCTGATTCAGAAGCAATTAAGCTGCTAGCTGAAAAAATGACAGGACCAGAAGTGAAGAAATTCCTTGAGGAAGACTTTAAAGATTCTGCATTACCAGCATTTTAA
- a CDS encoding 3D domain-containing protein: MSLIKKMMVLSLICASFFSTSLMAHAETSQETLTNGKSKLEENDRLLDEKEQEQQQASKELKAVQDELESTEGQLEASKKEISSIEGKIEETKLLIEEKKDQIVELEDKVLERKDVMKDRLVALQNTDKTNIIMEVILNAQDLSDFIDRAAAVSAFYNGDKDLLEQQQQDLETIEAEKKDVDDKEAELQQSYESLAENQSALEANLEKRQAAVSEANNKYKSISKEIKIAESEKAAIQAELKDAEESIKKQQEEAAARKKVIVQQQTAVSAETTEAPKSSSSSKGKSNSSSSSNSNKNSSSKKESSSSETIYVSATAYSHESTKSDYTALGYNIKKNANMKLIAVDPSVIPLGSKVWVEGYGEAIAGDTGGAIKGHKIDVLMPNNGKAKAWGRKTVKVKILD; encoded by the coding sequence ATGAGTCTGATTAAAAAAATGATGGTTTTATCATTAATATGTGCTTCTTTTTTTTCTACTTCATTGATGGCACATGCAGAAACGAGTCAAGAAACACTTACAAATGGTAAAAGCAAACTAGAAGAAAACGATAGATTGCTCGATGAAAAAGAGCAAGAACAGCAGCAAGCATCGAAAGAGCTTAAAGCTGTGCAGGATGAGCTTGAGTCTACAGAAGGCCAATTAGAGGCTAGTAAAAAAGAAATCTCATCCATCGAAGGTAAAATAGAAGAGACAAAACTTCTGATAGAAGAGAAAAAAGATCAGATTGTTGAGTTAGAAGATAAAGTGCTAGAACGTAAGGATGTCATGAAGGATAGATTGGTAGCCTTACAAAATACAGATAAAACAAACATAATTATGGAAGTTATACTTAATGCTCAAGATTTATCAGATTTCATTGATCGTGCAGCAGCTGTATCAGCTTTCTATAATGGCGATAAAGACCTTCTGGAACAGCAGCAGCAGGATCTAGAGACTATTGAGGCAGAAAAGAAGGATGTTGACGATAAAGAGGCAGAGCTTCAGCAAAGCTATGAATCATTAGCTGAAAATCAATCTGCTCTTGAAGCGAACCTGGAAAAAAGACAGGCCGCTGTATCTGAAGCAAATAATAAGTACAAAAGCATCTCAAAGGAAATTAAGATAGCAGAGTCAGAAAAGGCAGCTATTCAAGCAGAATTGAAGGATGCAGAGGAAAGCATCAAGAAACAGCAGGAAGAGGCAGCAGCACGTAAAAAGGTAATTGTGCAGCAGCAAACAGCAGTATCTGCTGAAACGACTGAGGCACCCAAATCTTCTTCATCATCTAAAGGTAAGAGTAATTCAAGCTCAAGCTCAAATTCAAATAAGAATTCAAGCTCTAAAAAGGAAAGCAGCAGTTCAGAGACAATTTATGTATCTGCAACAGCATACAGCCATGAAAGCACAAAGTCTGATTATACAGCCCTTGGTTATAATATCAAAAAGAATGCGAACATGAAGCTGATTGCAGTTGATCCTTCAGTTATCCCATTAGGCAGCAAAGTTTGGGTAGAAGGCTATGGTGAGGCAATCGCTGGCGATACAGGCGGTGCTATTAAAGGCCATAAAATTGACGTTCTGATGCCTAATAACGGCAAAGCAAAAGCTTGGGGACGCAAGACAGTTAAAGTGAAAATACTTGATTAA
- a CDS encoding methyl-accepting chemotaxis protein has product MSGKWKFKLKPRTFNIVKKKAKSKNREKTSFRWKDMQVRSKLYLLFGFNTVLFFATTIVVIILLNMFWSKTIDIKNQGEKAAAIEEIGSLIRAKDIRIADYITFLKDEDIKSYRQLRNELNESLDSLNGTIADKEQKQLINKIEENNEKIDDLFIRTVAPAVVRLDEKIYTDARMEIAQLREDNAAILADLVNYVESDRNNTMQNMEQSMTFFVWLIIAAAAMSAIFSGVFVYFVSRSLKNNLERVVQRASRVAQGDLLEEESLYDGKDEIGQLETAINGMIYSLRSMVNSIGNAAVSVNNNSEELAHSSSNVKHTSQQISETMAALSASAEQQGEGTSQLIAAYKSFNRQLGVAADNGAMVKDSSEKVLSVTLKGHNSMKESITQTNIVYEMIRDTYEEVLGMEEKTRNIHTLVESIKGIAAQTNLLALNAAIEAARAGEAGKGFAVVANEVRNLANQVETSLVEINSTVTAVQNVSEAVSRSLKNGFQELENGSVKIKQTGEGFETIKTEVEDMVCNIAVISNTLAQLMAGSLEIKAGVEVAAEASQTFAAGAVSSSGSLQEQDGELEHIFARTKEMLSEANNLSALVKNFKM; this is encoded by the coding sequence ATGTCTGGGAAATGGAAATTCAAGCTGAAGCCAAGGACATTCAATATTGTTAAAAAGAAGGCAAAGAGTAAGAATCGGGAGAAAACCTCATTTAGATGGAAGGATATGCAAGTTAGGTCAAAGCTCTATTTACTGTTTGGTTTTAACACTGTTCTGTTTTTCGCTACAACAATAGTTGTAATTATATTGCTCAATATGTTCTGGTCAAAAACAATCGATATAAAAAATCAGGGAGAAAAGGCTGCGGCAATTGAGGAAATAGGCTCTCTTATACGAGCAAAGGATATCCGTATTGCGGACTATATCACCTTTTTAAAAGATGAGGACATTAAAAGCTATCGACAGCTGCGAAACGAACTAAATGAGTCGCTAGATAGCTTAAATGGGACAATTGCAGATAAAGAGCAAAAACAGCTGATTAATAAAATAGAAGAGAATAATGAAAAGATAGATGATTTGTTTATTCGGACTGTGGCTCCGGCGGTTGTAAGACTAGATGAAAAGATTTACACGGACGCAAGGATGGAAATCGCACAGCTTAGAGAGGATAATGCAGCGATACTTGCGGACTTAGTTAACTATGTAGAGTCAGACCGTAATAATACGATGCAGAACATGGAACAGAGCATGACGTTCTTTGTTTGGCTCATAATAGCAGCTGCAGCGATGTCTGCTATCTTCAGTGGAGTCTTTGTTTACTTTGTCTCCCGTTCTTTAAAAAACAACCTAGAAAGGGTTGTGCAAAGAGCTAGCAGAGTAGCGCAAGGAGACTTGTTGGAGGAAGAATCTCTTTATGATGGCAAGGATGAGATTGGCCAGCTGGAAACAGCAATTAATGGCATGATTTACAGTCTGAGGAGTATGGTGAACAGTATTGGGAACGCTGCTGTTTCTGTTAATAACAACAGCGAGGAGCTCGCTCACAGCTCATCAAATGTTAAGCATACAAGTCAGCAGATATCTGAAACGATGGCAGCTTTATCCGCGAGTGCAGAACAGCAGGGAGAGGGTACAAGCCAGCTGATTGCCGCATACAAGTCCTTTAACAGACAGCTTGGAGTTGCCGCAGATAATGGAGCAATGGTGAAGGATAGCTCTGAAAAGGTTCTCTCTGTAACATTGAAAGGGCATAATTCGATGAAAGAGTCGATTACTCAAACTAATATTGTATACGAGATGATACGAGACACATATGAAGAAGTGCTAGGAATGGAAGAGAAAACAAGAAATATTCATACACTAGTTGAGTCAATAAAAGGGATTGCCGCACAAACAAACCTGCTGGCATTAAATGCTGCAATTGAAGCAGCAAGAGCAGGTGAAGCAGGCAAAGGCTTTGCAGTAGTGGCAAATGAAGTGAGAAATCTTGCTAATCAAGTGGAAACATCATTGGTGGAAATCAACAGTACAGTAACAGCGGTGCAAAATGTTTCAGAAGCAGTATCCCGCTCTCTAAAGAACGGTTTTCAAGAGTTAGAGAATGGCTCCGTTAAAATCAAGCAAACTGGAGAGGGCTTTGAAACAATAAAGACGGAAGTGGAAGACATGGTTTGTAACATTGCTGTAATATCAAATACACTTGCACAACTTATGGCTGGCAGTTTGGAGATTAAAGCAGGTGTAGAAGTGGCAGCAGAGGCTTCACAAACTTTTGCCGCAGGTGCTGTTTCGTCGTCCGGATCCTTGCAGGAGCAGGACGGAGAGCTAGAACATATCTTTGCTAGAACAAAGGAAATGCTTTCAGAAGCAAATAATTTATCAGCACTTGTGAAGAATTTTAAGATGTAA
- the phoU gene encoding phosphate signaling complex protein PhoU: MNTRTNFDSNLKELKQSLLDMAEEAEYAIKKAMVSLVSQDLQKAEEVIEGDNKIDEMENKINDQAILLIAKESPVATDLRKIIVALKISSEVERIADMAVNIAKSTIHIGSEPHIKDIVEIPLMMEKALNMLRESLTAFYTEDTVIAKASAEKDDEIDAMYGRLIQELMGYIREHPSETKQVTQLAFVCRYIERIGDHVTNIAENVIYLVTGKRYDLNT; this comes from the coding sequence ATGAACACTAGGACGAATTTTGACAGTAATCTTAAAGAATTAAAACAAAGTCTTTTAGATATGGCGGAAGAAGCAGAATATGCCATCAAAAAAGCAATGGTTTCCTTAGTTAGCCAAGATTTGCAGAAGGCTGAGGAAGTAATTGAAGGAGACAACAAAATTGACGAAATGGAAAATAAGATTAACGATCAGGCAATTTTGTTAATCGCAAAAGAATCCCCAGTAGCAACAGATTTAAGAAAAATAATCGTAGCTCTCAAAATTTCGTCTGAAGTGGAACGGATTGCCGATATGGCTGTTAACATTGCTAAATCCACCATTCATATTGGCAGTGAACCGCATATTAAGGATATAGTGGAAATACCGCTTATGATGGAGAAGGCACTAAATATGCTAAGGGAATCTTTAACAGCCTTCTATACGGAGGATACGGTTATAGCAAAAGCAAGTGCTGAAAAGGATGATGAGATTGATGCAATGTATGGCCGTCTTATTCAGGAACTTATGGGTTATATCCGTGAGCACCCAAGTGAAACAAAGCAGGTAACACAGCTTGCCTTCGTCTGCAGATACATCGAACGAATCGGCGACCATGTTACGAATATTGCCGAAAATGTTATCTATTTAGTAACTGGAAAAAGATACGATTTGAACACATAA
- the pstB gene encoding phosphate ABC transporter ATP-binding protein PstB translates to MSTAVTHAPVFEINDLNLWYGDHHALKNINFPINRNEVTAIIGPSGCGKSTFIKTLNLMINMVPNVKMSGEINYKSKNIINKKMDLVDLRKNVGMVFQKGNPFPQTIFENITYGPRIHGEKRKKVLEEIVEKSLRDVALWDEVKDRLHTPAMGLSGGQQQRLCIARALATKPDVLLMDEPTSALDPISTLKIEELMLELKEKYTIVVVTHNMQQAARVSDKTAFFLMGELVEIDETSKIFSRPADQRTEDYISGRFG, encoded by the coding sequence ATGTCAACAGCAGTTACGCACGCGCCTGTATTTGAAATAAATGATTTAAACCTTTGGTATGGAGATCACCATGCCTTGAAAAATATCAATTTCCCGATTAACCGCAATGAAGTTACGGCTATTATCGGTCCATCCGGCTGTGGTAAATCGACTTTTATTAAAACTTTAAACTTGATGATTAATATGGTGCCAAACGTTAAGATGTCTGGTGAAATTAACTATAAAAGCAAAAACATTATTAACAAAAAAATGGATCTTGTTGATTTGCGCAAAAATGTCGGCATGGTTTTCCAAAAGGGAAATCCATTTCCGCAAACAATCTTTGAAAATATAACATATGGGCCGAGAATTCATGGCGAAAAACGAAAAAAGGTGCTTGAAGAGATTGTAGAAAAATCACTTCGTGACGTTGCACTTTGGGATGAGGTAAAGGATCGTCTGCATACTCCGGCGATGGGACTTTCAGGTGGGCAGCAGCAGCGTCTTTGCATCGCAAGAGCGCTTGCGACAAAGCCTGATGTGCTTTTAATGGATGAACCTACATCTGCTCTTGACCCAATTTCAACATTGAAAATTGAAGAGCTGATGCTTGAATTGAAGGAGAAATATACAATTGTTGTCGTGACACATAATATGCAACAGGCAGCACGTGTTTCAGACAAGACAGCCTTTTTCTTAATGGGAGAGCTAGTGGAGATTGACGAAACATCTAAAATTTTCTCAAGACCGGCTGACCAAAGAACAGAAGATTATATTTCCGGACGATTTGGATGA
- the pstB gene encoding phosphate ABC transporter ATP-binding protein PstB: MNTSTLPRTAVLNREQISETSVTNKDLILQVKDLDIYYGEKRAVNTISMDIEKNSITALIGPSGCGKSTFLRSINRMNDLIPGAKAKGEILYEGLNILGDNIDVVALRKEIGMVFQKPNPFPKSIYENIAHALKFAGIKKKSELEVLVEESLTKAALWDEVKDRLHKSALSLSGGQQQRLCIARTIAMKPSLMLLDEPSSALDPISNAKVEELIVELKKEYSILIVTHNMGQASRISDKTAFFLSGDLIEFDATEKIFTNPSVKKTEEYISGRFG, translated from the coding sequence ATGAATACAAGTACATTGCCAAGAACTGCCGTCCTTAACAGAGAACAGATTTCTGAAACGTCAGTTACAAATAAAGATTTAATCCTTCAAGTGAAGGACTTAGACATATATTACGGAGAAAAACGAGCAGTTAATACCATTTCAATGGATATCGAGAAAAATTCAATCACTGCATTAATTGGACCGTCTGGCTGTGGTAAGTCAACTTTCCTTCGCAGTATTAATCGAATGAATGACCTTATTCCTGGAGCTAAAGCAAAAGGAGAGATTCTGTATGAAGGCTTGAATATCCTTGGTGATAACATTGATGTTGTTGCATTAAGAAAAGAGATTGGCATGGTGTTCCAAAAGCCAAATCCTTTTCCTAAATCAATCTATGAAAATATTGCGCATGCATTGAAGTTTGCGGGGATAAAGAAAAAAAGTGAGTTGGAAGTCCTTGTAGAAGAGAGCTTAACGAAAGCAGCACTTTGGGATGAAGTAAAAGACAGACTTCATAAATCTGCTTTGTCATTATCTGGTGGACAGCAACAAAGACTTTGCATTGCCCGTACAATTGCAATGAAGCCTTCACTTATGCTTCTTGATGAGCCTTCATCTGCTCTTGACCCGATTTCAAATGCCAAGGTCGAAGAGTTAATTGTGGAATTGAAGAAGGAATATTCTATTTTAATTGTTACACATAACATGGGTCAGGCTTCAAGAATTTCGGATAAGACTGCCTTCTTCTTGAGCGGAGATTTAATTGAGTTTGATGCGACAGAGAAAATTTTTACAAACCCATCTGTTAAAAAGACAGAAGAGTATATTTCCGGCAGATTTGGATAA
- the pstA gene encoding phosphate ABC transporter permease PstA: protein MNSRVADRIATSVFVAIAIVIVSVLVGLFSYILFNGVSHISLDFLTNPSSNVRAGGGIRDQLFNSFYILFITMIITVPLGVGGGIYMAEYAKPGKVTNTIRTCIEVLASLPSIVIGMFGLLMFVNLTGWGYSILGGALALTVFNLPVMVRVSEDALRSVPRDQKEASLALGITHWHTIKTILLPTAFPSILTGAILASGRVFGEAAALLFTSGLSTPRLDYANWNPFVENSPLNIFRPAETLAVHIWSVNTQGLIPDVEDIANGASAVLILSVLIFNLGARLIGGLIHRKLTASK from the coding sequence ATGAACAGCAGAGTAGCAGATCGTATCGCAACCAGTGTGTTTGTTGCGATAGCAATCGTTATTGTATCCGTACTTGTCGGATTATTTTCATATATTTTGTTTAATGGCGTAAGCCACATATCTCTTGATTTCTTAACTAATCCATCTAGTAATGTCCGTGCAGGCGGTGGAATTAGAGATCAATTGTTCAATTCATTTTATATTTTGTTTATCACAATGATTATTACTGTTCCACTTGGAGTGGGCGGCGGAATTTACATGGCTGAGTATGCAAAGCCTGGGAAAGTGACAAACACGATTCGTACTTGTATCGAGGTACTTGCATCACTTCCTTCTATTGTTATTGGTATGTTTGGTCTATTAATGTTCGTTAACCTAACAGGATGGGGCTATTCAATCCTTGGCGGTGCATTGGCATTAACAGTGTTTAACTTGCCTGTTATGGTGCGTGTCAGTGAAGATGCACTTCGTTCAGTGCCACGTGACCAGAAAGAAGCTAGTCTTGCATTAGGAATTACACATTGGCATACAATTAAAACGATTCTTTTACCAACAGCATTTCCATCAATTTTAACAGGTGCAATTCTTGCTTCTGGAAGGGTGTTCGGGGAAGCGGCTGCGCTATTATTTACATCTGGATTGTCAACACCAAGACTGGATTATGCAAACTGGAATCCATTCGTTGAAAACTCACCATTAAATATATTTAGACCTGCAGAAACTTTAGCTGTTCATATTTGGTCTGTTAACACACAAGGGCTTATTCCGGATGTTGAGGATATCGCAAACGGTGCCTCCGCAGTATTGATTTTGTCTGTGCTGATTTTCAATCTAGGTGCGCGTTTAATTGGAGGTTTAATCCATCGTAAACTTACAGCATCTAAATAA